A region from the Spirochaeta thermophila DSM 6192 genome encodes:
- a CDS encoding biotin--[acetyl-CoA-carboxylase] ligase, whose amino-acid sequence MLPIERTSPFHGSPIFHKDETTSTMVDAKNLYLQSLPSGTVVWADHQVAGRGRVPGRRWVSEPGENLLFTFFLRKDDVPEPFPSLPVRVGLGVARYLEEVWDLPARVKWPNDVLVKDRKICGILCEVKYEAVFVGIGLNVNQRSFPGELSRRATSIRRERHRRADLEEVLVGVLEGVKAVLGDGEWREGVDRRLWRRGEEVVFLEGDPDRGVRVRGVVEGVGGAGELLLRTEAGVRAFVSGEVEWG is encoded by the coding sequence ATGCTGCCCATAGAGAGAACCAGCCCGTTCCATGGATCCCCCATCTTTCACAAGGACGAGACCACCTCCACCATGGTGGATGCCAAGAACCTCTACCTCCAGAGCCTGCCCTCCGGCACGGTGGTCTGGGCCGATCACCAGGTGGCGGGGAGGGGGCGGGTCCCCGGGAGACGGTGGGTCTCGGAACCGGGTGAGAACCTCCTCTTCACCTTCTTCCTCCGCAAGGACGACGTGCCCGAGCCGTTTCCCTCGCTCCCAGTGCGGGTGGGGCTCGGTGTGGCCCGGTACCTGGAGGAGGTCTGGGATCTCCCCGCCCGGGTGAAGTGGCCCAACGACGTGCTCGTGAAAGACCGGAAGATCTGCGGCATCCTCTGCGAGGTCAAGTACGAGGCGGTGTTCGTGGGTATCGGTCTCAATGTGAACCAGCGTTCGTTCCCCGGGGAGCTCTCGCGGCGGGCCACCTCGATCCGCAGGGAGCGGCACCGTCGCGCCGATCTCGAGGAGGTGCTGGTGGGCGTGCTGGAGGGGGTGAAGGCGGTCTTGGGGGATGGGGAGTGGCGTGAGGGGGTGGACCGCCGGCTCTGGAGGCGGGGTGAGGAGGTGGTGTTCCTGGAAGGGGATCCGGATCGGGGGGTGAGGGTCCGCGGGGTGGTGGAGGGGGTGGGCGGAGCGGGAGAGCTCCTGCTCCGTACCGAGGCGGGGGTCAGGGCCTTCGTGAGCGGGGAGGTGGAGTGGGGCTAG
- the zwf gene encoding glucose-6-phosphate dehydrogenase, with protein sequence MSRSSPLELGLSVKKEAPPCTLVIFGITGNLARIKLVPALYALHVKGFLPEIRIVGFARRPWDDATLKRTMEEALKGQILYREDRAASFLTTMTYHQATFDDPEGYRTLASRLLPGGEVIFYLATPPQNYPEIIEGLGEAGLASFEGRPVRLVIEKPFGRDLESAGELNRLIRRWFGEEQIFRIDHYLGKETVQNLLSFRFGNGIFEPVLNNRYVDHVQITVAEKIGVEGRANYYEQSGALRDMVQNHLLQILALTMMEPPLRFEAEAIRDEKVKVLRALAPPQPREVVRAQYTAGVLDGAFVPGYREEPGVDPSSTTETFVALRTEVRTWRWTGVPVYLRTGKRLARKVSEVSIHFKRVPHTFFWEAPLEPGENVLVVRIQPDEGMSLRVNVKRPGYRMDLRPAWLEFDYERSFAEDLPEAYERLLLDALIGDAVLYTRADEVEASWSFVDEVRRGWEETGVPIHEYAPGSAGPREARYLLSREGRRWRIL encoded by the coding sequence ATGAGTCGCTCATCCCCCCTCGAGCTGGGGCTCTCGGTGAAGAAGGAGGCCCCGCCGTGTACCCTGGTGATCTTCGGCATCACCGGCAATCTGGCCCGGATCAAGCTCGTACCCGCCCTCTACGCCCTCCACGTGAAGGGATTCCTCCCCGAGATACGGATCGTGGGGTTCGCGAGAAGGCCGTGGGACGATGCAACGCTCAAGCGCACCATGGAGGAGGCCCTCAAGGGCCAGATCCTCTACCGTGAGGACAGGGCCGCCTCGTTCCTCACAACCATGACCTACCACCAGGCCACGTTCGACGATCCCGAGGGGTACCGCACCCTCGCCTCGCGTCTCCTGCCCGGGGGAGAGGTGATCTTCTACCTGGCCACCCCTCCCCAGAACTACCCCGAGATCATCGAGGGGCTCGGCGAGGCCGGGCTCGCCTCGTTCGAAGGGAGGCCGGTGCGCCTGGTGATAGAGAAACCCTTCGGGAGGGACCTCGAGTCGGCCGGGGAACTCAACCGGCTCATCCGGCGGTGGTTCGGCGAGGAGCAGATCTTCCGCATCGACCACTACCTGGGCAAGGAGACGGTGCAGAACCTGCTCTCCTTCAGGTTCGGCAACGGCATCTTCGAACCGGTGCTCAACAACCGGTACGTGGACCACGTCCAGATCACGGTCGCCGAGAAGATAGGGGTGGAGGGCAGGGCCAACTACTACGAGCAGTCGGGCGCCCTGCGCGACATGGTGCAGAACCACCTCCTGCAGATCCTCGCCCTCACCATGATGGAGCCGCCGCTCAGGTTCGAGGCCGAGGCCATACGGGACGAGAAGGTGAAGGTGCTGCGCGCCCTCGCCCCGCCGCAGCCGCGGGAGGTGGTGCGGGCCCAGTACACGGCCGGCGTGCTGGACGGGGCCTTCGTGCCCGGCTACCGGGAGGAGCCGGGGGTGGATCCCTCATCCACCACCGAGACCTTCGTGGCCCTCAGGACCGAGGTGCGCACCTGGCGGTGGACGGGTGTGCCGGTGTACCTGCGGACGGGCAAGCGGCTCGCGAGGAAGGTCTCGGAGGTCTCGATCCACTTCAAGCGGGTGCCGCACACCTTCTTCTGGGAGGCGCCGCTCGAACCCGGGGAGAACGTGCTCGTGGTACGGATCCAGCCGGACGAGGGGATGAGTCTCAGGGTGAACGTGAAGCGCCCGGGCTATCGTATGGACCTCCGGCCGGCGTGGCTCGAGTTCGACTACGAGCGGTCGTTCGCCGAGGACCTGCCCGAGGCCTACGAACGGCTCCTGCTCGATGCCCTCATAGGGGATGCGGTGCTCTACACCAGGGCGGACGAGGTGGAGGCCTCGTGGTCCTTCGTGGACGAGGTGCGACGAGGCTGGGAGGAGACCGGTGTTCCGATCCACGAGTACGCCCCGGGAAGCGCGGGTCCCCGAGAGGCGCGATACCTGCTTTCACGAGAGGGTCGACGATGGCGGATTCTGTGA